The genomic DNA AAAGCAAAGTTCATCATTTTGTTTGGAACAATTGTTGTTTGAGAATCGAATGATGAAGTAAATCAGGAAGCAAATAGGAGTAAAATGACAGGAAAGCAAGCGACAAAATAACTACAAGCTTTGTTCCACTGGATATTGCAGTATAATAAACAAATTGACAGTTAACCAAAAACACCTTTATTTTAGTCTTCAAAGAACGaactgttcttctttctccaagaCAATCATGATTAACTTAAAAAATGGGCATTTACAATGCATCTTCAAAGCATTTCCCTTTAACGGGAAACTTAGCTTCATAGAATCCAAacattaaaaggttaaaaaaaaattttctattttgttgtccTTATAAGACAAAACAGAATCCAGCATAAGTCAAGGAAATCCATTCATACTTCAGGGCCTTCTCCTCCAGGAACCAGCTGCAAAGGAggaaaaagtttaataacaccACCACTACATCCTCTAAAAACCCTTACTGAGAGCTCCTCATTGACCAAAGCCACTtctgcccctcagcccctcctccacatCCCCATTTTCTCCATGTCACTGCTGTTTATAATTCCAACACAATCAATTAACATTTAGtgtctcaacaataaaaaaaaataaaatgaaatactaaaaagcACAAACTAATCTTTAGGCCCAATGTCGCCTTCAACAGCTCAGCTCTAGAGCCTGACCACCAGAGCACCCCTTCCCCATCTCAGGCACCACTGGGCCGTGAACATTTCATCCAGCAAGTTAGTTCTGTAAGTCCTGACCCAAAAAATGGTTTAACATCTAAATAAAATCAGGTTTACTGTCTTACCATTgttatattatttccatttagcAAAATCTGATCTAATTTAGTAATCCTTCTTCCTTCTGGTGTGATTTCactaaatgaatagataaaaaagagTCAGGATAAACAGTGATAATCAAAGCCAACGTTTTGATCCCTGGAAAGATTAATTATTGTATATAAATGAATGTGAGGTCAGGCAATTAGGTCAACAGTTTTCAGAGACAAAGGTTATCCACTGGGTGATGTATACTCTTCCCCAAAGGCAACAGAGTGGACTGCCTTGCCTAAGATTCACATCTACTAGGGCTGATCTTCATAAAAGCTGAAACTTGCCAAGGAGATCAAATATGAAATGCTTACTTCCCTCAATCTTTTTCCTATTACTTATTACTGATTCCGAGCCATTAAACCCAATCTgtattcaattcaattctgaaaGTGAAGATATTGGTTGTGATCTTTATAACTAATATAAGTGACTCATCatctacattttatattatacataaattaCAGAgcaattaatttaattaaaagcagTAAATGATCTTATTATCAGTTCCCTGATGTGACCTGAGCCCTAAGATTCTTGGCTGTTTTTCAGTATCTTTTACCTTAAAGTTTTGCCTCCACTAATTCCCTACCAGTTTAGCAATAATTACATTGAGGTAATAACCCTCCAATCCAATTACTAGTGTCAGTagataaaatttctattttaaggtAATTCCAACAGACAATGTTTTTGCATGCATCATTTTACTGCCTCAATAATACTAAAACTGCCTTAAATTAAAAAGCGAGAGGTTACCCCCACCccaattctttaatttttaacacTACTCACAACTCAGTGACATCTTCCAGTACCATATCTGAAATTTGGTGTTAAGAAAATATACCAGGTTGAATTTACTCTGGCTTCTGCCTTTGTTCAGTTTTAATCATAACATTTAACACAATGGCTCAAATTCAAAATGCTTGTGATTGGTAGGAACTTAATCTTTCAGTACAAACACCTTTTAAAACACATTACAACTTCCCTGAGAATAAATTGATTCTTACTGTAATAATTAGTAAGTACCGACTGTCTATAGTTCTTCTGTTCTTAAATACTGAAGAAAAACCCATGCCACCACCACCTTTTAAAAGGATACTGACAAAGTCATCAAATCCTAGAAGCGTGCCAACAATTTCCTTATCACTCTTCATCACAATGTGAATTCTTGATCCTATACACTTGTCCACAAGCTCTgtagatacatttttttaaagaaaggaaaaggaggaaagacgGAAAAGATTATTTTACCCACTCAttactttcacaaatatttgagtgcctactgaCACTTATTACTCACAAACGGAGAAACACAAACCAGGAAAAGAATTTATTCAAAAGCTTTAGATCTTAGACTACATATCTCTGTTCAATCATTACATTAACAAATTTTCCCTGTTCTCCACTTACCTTTGGCAGCAAATTATCATGGCTGTGTTTTTATATTATCTTAGATTAACATATGACTCGCCCTCTAGACTCtaagctccataagggcagaTCACTGTATCCCCAATGGGCAGTACCTGGCATATGCTGGGCATTCAAAAAAAGTCTGTCGAATGAAGGAAAAACTTTTCAATCACGGCCACATTCGCTAACTCACTCTTCAGCTACAAAACCTCAGGGAGAGAGAGGCATAACTTGTCGCCACCAGAGATTCCTTCTTGTCACCACCTCCCTCACCCTGAGAAGTCTATCCTCTGTCTGATAGCAGCTTGAACATCTTTTTAGCAGCCTTAGCGTCCTTTGGTATGATGTTTTTGTCCAGTATCCTATCTCCTCCACTGGTTTGTGTGCTATTGGCAGGCAATGGCcgtaatttaaatttgaatagtGCCCAGCCACGTCGTATGGTGCACAGATGCTCAATAACTGTTTGCTGCATGAATGACTGACAAATAGAACTAGTTCCAGATTCTTCTTCTAAGGCTCATTCCAGACCCCGGTGCTTCTCTCAATAACTGGCCAGATATACGACAGGGTCCAATCTGGGGAATTTAAACGCCAGGTTGAGGAGCGGGACGGCTAGCCACGTCTGTAGAGGTGAGCTCACAACAAAGGCGGCCCACGACGCATTCACTAAGTGTGGACCTTTTCTGGAGACGGTTTGGTTTCAGGAATCACAAGTCCCTGGCTCAAGGAATCCTACCACGCCGAGAAGACACGGGCAGCCTGCGGCCGCAGACACTTGAAACCCAAAGACGAGCCGCGGAGGTGGAAAGCAGCGGGTCCGACACATCTTCCTAATACTCTGCCAGGGGCagcctccctgcagcccctcggCCCCCAACCCCAAGCTTCGGATCCGCGTCCCCGCTCCCCACAGGACTACCATTACCTAGAGGCAGCAGCTGCGACGGGTTAGTGGTCGCGTTAGCCGCCATGGCTACGCCGGAAGTGGCCTGCGTCCATCGACGTTACGACGGCGAGTTTCAAAGAGCGCGCTTCCGCTTTTTTCTGCAGTCCGGACAGGCTCG from Equus quagga isolate Etosha38 chromosome 8, UCLA_HA_Equagga_1.0, whole genome shotgun sequence includes the following:
- the LSM5 gene encoding U6 snRNA-associated Sm-like protein LSm5, whose protein sequence is MAANATTNPSQLLPLELVDKCIGSRIHIVMKSDKEIVGTLLGFDDFVNMVLEDVTEFEITPEGRRITKLDQILLNGNNITMLVPGGEGPEV